One window from the genome of Dyella sp. A6 encodes:
- the sufC gene encoding Fe-S cluster assembly ATPase SufC — protein sequence MLTIENLHARVEGKDILKGLSLSVKPGEVHAIMGPNGAGKSTLGNVLSGRDGYEVTAGSVTFNGIDLLALEPEARAAAGVFLAFQYPVEIPGVNNTYFLRAALNAQRKARGEAELDSMQFLKLVREKLKIMQISDELLHRAVNEGFSGGEKKRNEIFQMAVLEPKLAILDETDSGLDIDALKQVAEGVNALRSSERSFLVVTHYQRLLDYIVPDYVHVLAGGRIVESGDKTLAHRLEEHGYAWLSEHGEPAGAQA from the coding sequence ATGCTCACCATCGAAAACCTGCACGCCCGCGTCGAGGGCAAAGACATCCTCAAGGGCCTCTCGCTCAGCGTGAAGCCGGGCGAGGTGCACGCCATCATGGGGCCGAACGGCGCGGGCAAGTCCACGCTGGGCAACGTGCTTTCCGGGCGCGACGGCTACGAGGTCACTGCTGGCTCGGTCACCTTCAATGGCATCGACCTGCTGGCGCTGGAGCCGGAAGCGCGCGCCGCCGCCGGCGTGTTCCTGGCCTTCCAGTACCCGGTCGAGATTCCCGGGGTGAACAACACCTATTTCCTGCGCGCCGCGCTCAATGCGCAGCGCAAGGCGCGCGGCGAGGCCGAGCTCGATTCGATGCAGTTCCTCAAGCTGGTACGCGAGAAGCTGAAGATCATGCAGATCTCCGACGAGCTGCTCCACCGCGCGGTCAACGAAGGTTTCAGCGGCGGCGAGAAGAAGCGCAACGAGATCTTCCAGATGGCCGTGCTGGAGCCGAAGCTGGCGATCCTGGACGAAACCGATTCGGGCCTGGACATCGATGCGCTGAAGCAGGTGGCCGAGGGCGTCAACGCACTGCGCTCGTCGGAGCGCTCGTTCCTGGTGGTCACCCACTACCAGCGCCTGCTCGACTACATCGTGCCCGATTACGTGCACGTGCTGGCCGGCGGCCGGATCGTCGAGAGCGGCGACAAGACCCTGGCGCACCGGCTGGAAGAACACGGCTACGCCTGGCTGTCCGAACACGGCGAGCCGGCCGGGGCGCAGGCATGA
- a CDS encoding DUF3147 family protein: MPYLLVKYLVTAAVVVAVSEIARRSGRIGALVGALPLVSLLALIWMRLEHRPTQTIGNYAFYTFWYVLPTLPMFLCFPWLLQRFGFAIAMLAFCVGTVLVFILFALAMRRFGINLL; this comes from the coding sequence ATGCCCTACCTGCTCGTCAAATACCTGGTGACTGCGGCGGTGGTCGTGGCCGTTTCCGAGATCGCACGGCGCAGCGGGCGCATCGGCGCGCTGGTCGGCGCGCTGCCGCTGGTCAGCCTGCTGGCGCTGATCTGGATGCGCCTCGAACACCGGCCCACGCAGACGATCGGGAACTACGCGTTCTACACGTTCTGGTACGTGCTGCCGACGCTGCCGATGTTCCTGTGCTTTCCGTGGTTGCTGCAACGCTTCGGTTTTGCCATTGCGATGCTGGCGTTCTGCGTCGGTACCGTGCTGGTTTTCATTCTTTTCGCACTCGCGATGCGACGGTTCGGCATCAACCTGCTCTGA
- the sufB gene encoding Fe-S cluster assembly protein SufB translates to MSGRTGATVLRDNAEVAEALGRSYSAGFVTEIESTGLPPGLDEETIRQLSAIKREPEWMTEWRLKAYRHWLTMPQPDWAKLKLDPIDYRAISYYSAPKQAPKSLDEVDPALLETYEKLGVPLHERAALAGVAVDAVFDSVSVGTTFRKQLAEAGVIFCSMSEAIREHPELVRTYLGSVVPTGDNFFAALNSAVFSDGSFVFIPKGVRCPMELSTYFRINAQNTGQFERTLIVAEEGSQVSYLEGCTAPRRDENQLHAAVVELVALERAQIKYSTVQNWYPGDENGVGGIYNFVTKRGECRGDDSKISWTQVETGSAITWKYPSCVLRGDRSVGEFHSVALTHHRQQADTGTKMIHIGRDTKSKIVSKGISAGRSNNSYRGLVKVEKGAAGARNYTQCDSLLIGKKCGAHTFPYMEVKNPGAIVEHEATTSKISDDQLFYCRSRGISEEDAVSMIVDGFCKQVFRELPMEFAVEAKKLLEVSLEGAVG, encoded by the coding sequence ATGTCCGGCCGTACCGGGGCTACCGTGCTGCGCGACAACGCCGAGGTCGCCGAGGCGCTGGGGCGCAGCTACAGCGCCGGTTTCGTCACCGAGATCGAAAGCACCGGACTGCCGCCGGGCCTGGACGAGGAGACCATCCGCCAGCTGTCCGCGATCAAGCGCGAGCCGGAATGGATGACCGAGTGGCGCCTGAAGGCCTACCGCCACTGGCTGACCATGCCGCAGCCGGACTGGGCGAAGCTGAAACTCGACCCGATCGACTACCGCGCGATCAGCTACTACTCCGCGCCGAAGCAGGCGCCGAAGTCGCTGGACGAGGTCGACCCGGCGCTGCTGGAAACCTACGAGAAACTGGGTGTGCCGTTGCACGAGCGCGCGGCGCTGGCCGGCGTGGCGGTGGACGCGGTGTTCGACTCGGTTTCGGTCGGCACCACCTTCCGCAAGCAGCTGGCCGAGGCCGGCGTGATCTTCTGCTCGATGAGCGAGGCGATCCGCGAGCATCCCGAGCTGGTGCGGACGTACTTGGGCAGCGTGGTGCCGACCGGCGACAACTTCTTCGCCGCGCTGAATTCGGCGGTGTTCTCCGACGGCAGCTTCGTGTTCATTCCCAAGGGCGTGCGCTGCCCGATGGAACTGTCCACCTACTTCCGCATCAACGCGCAGAACACCGGTCAGTTCGAACGCACCCTGATCGTGGCCGAGGAAGGCAGCCAGGTGTCGTATCTGGAGGGCTGCACCGCACCGCGCCGCGACGAAAACCAGCTGCACGCCGCGGTGGTCGAGCTGGTCGCGCTGGAGCGTGCGCAGATCAAGTATTCCACGGTGCAGAACTGGTATCCCGGCGACGAGAACGGTGTCGGCGGCATCTACAACTTCGTGACCAAGCGCGGCGAGTGCCGCGGCGACGACTCCAAGATCAGCTGGACCCAGGTGGAAACCGGTTCGGCGATCACCTGGAAGTACCCCAGCTGCGTGCTGCGCGGCGACCGTTCGGTGGGCGAGTTCCACTCGGTAGCGCTGACCCACCACCGGCAGCAGGCCGACACCGGCACCAAGATGATCCACATCGGCCGCGATACCAAGTCGAAGATCGTCTCCAAGGGCATCAGCGCCGGGCGCAGCAACAACAGCTACCGCGGTCTGGTTAAGGTGGAGAAGGGCGCCGCCGGCGCACGCAACTACACCCAGTGCGACTCGCTGCTGATCGGCAAGAAGTGCGGCGCGCACACCTTCCCGTACATGGAAGTGAAGAACCCCGGCGCGATCGTCGAACACGAGGCCACCACCTCGAAGATTTCCGACGACCAGCTGTTCTACTGCCGTTCGCGCGGCATCAGCGAGGAGGACGCCGTGTCGATGATCGTCGACGGCTTCTGCAAGCAGGTGTTCCGCGAGCTGCCGATGGAATTCGCGGTAGAAGCGAAGAAGTTGCTGGAAGTCTCGCTGGAAGGCGCGGTCGGCTGA
- a CDS encoding SUF system Fe-S cluster assembly regulator translates to MLRVSRLTDYATVVMTCIAGHPGDVLSTAQIADEAHLELPTVSKLLKSLGHAGLVDSFRGVNGGYRLARPAGEITLAEIVEAMEGPIGMTECGTTEGQCEREARCGVRGSWQRINHLLDGALRAVSLADVLHPAPPAEVTVDIRNLKGRTTA, encoded by the coding sequence ATGCTTCGTGTCAGCCGACTCACGGATTACGCCACGGTGGTGATGACCTGCATCGCCGGCCACCCCGGCGACGTGCTGAGCACCGCCCAGATCGCCGACGAGGCGCACCTAGAACTGCCGACCGTGAGCAAGCTGCTGAAGTCGCTGGGGCATGCCGGACTGGTCGATTCGTTCCGCGGCGTCAACGGCGGTTACCGGCTGGCACGCCCGGCAGGCGAGATCACCCTGGCCGAGATCGTCGAGGCGATGGAAGGCCCGATCGGCATGACCGAGTGCGGCACCACCGAAGGCCAGTGCGAGCGCGAGGCACGCTGCGGCGTGCGCGGCAGCTGGCAGCGCATCAACCATTTGCTGGACGGCGCGCTGCGCGCGGTGAGCCTGGCCGATGTACTGCATCCGGCCCCGCCCGCGGAAGTGACCGTCGACATCCGCAATCTCAAAGGCAGAACCACCGCATGA
- a CDS encoding P-II family nitrogen regulator: MKWITAVIKPFTLDDVREALAEVGVQGMTVTEVKGFGRQHGHTELYRGAEYVVDFLPKLKIEVAVADEQSDHVIEAICTAARTGKVGDGKIFVSDLEQVIRIRTQEVDTDAL, translated from the coding sequence ATGAAGTGGATCACCGCAGTGATCAAGCCATTCACGCTGGACGATGTGCGTGAGGCCCTGGCCGAGGTCGGCGTGCAGGGAATGACCGTCACCGAGGTCAAGGGGTTCGGCCGCCAGCACGGGCATACCGAGCTCTACCGCGGCGCGGAGTACGTGGTGGACTTCCTGCCCAAGCTGAAGATCGAGGTCGCCGTCGCCGACGAGCAGAGCGACCACGTCATCGAAGCGATCTGCACCGCGGCACGCACCGGCAAGGTGGGCGACGGCAAGATTTTCGTCAGCGACCTCGAACAGGTCATCCGCATCCGCACGCAGGAGGTCGATACCGATGCGCTCTGA